The Calliphora vicina chromosome 3, idCalVici1.1, whole genome shotgun sequence genome contains a region encoding:
- the Arts gene encoding importin-4 codes for MEQIIANLLCADNNLIKQATADLQEAYKRPETIPQLCDIVVSNKEPQVRQYSAVLLKKRLGKLRHWQMVPPEQQQIIKQGMLNALVTEQEKSVRNAIAQFVGVLVRHEADTKDPWMNNVLKFIYSHCSSADPKQSELGSSIFATLTDVAPDQFVPHMESVCEMFTAALVATEASGNMSSPVIFNILTGMTYLVPFILGHNAAEQTYQKSIPLIIKSLQAFAVQPDVDQFVGAFDILESMADYTPKLLTTNIKLLLDFCLEASNNPQLDSAVRVKTVAYIGWLVRLKKKVIIKQKLIEPIIQVVFSLMATKPEGDEDDEEYFLGEDSSNPMTTATQTMDLLALNVPPEKLIPPLLQLLEPALQGQDPLPRRAAYLSMAVIAEGCSEAICNKYLETMLNIVKVGITDPVPLVRNAAFFALGQFSEHLQPDITKFAPQILPILFEFLQQLCNELRSGGAEPKHIDRMFYALETFCENLEDALVPHLPLLMERLFEAMNPNNSIRVRELSLSAISAAANAAKENMMPYFQQLIAMLQTYLVKTENEDILSLRSQAIDTLAAIARTIGKQNFMPLATDTMTFALALLEEADDPDVRRAIYNLIASLAEVVNEEMASVFPKIMERFYDSILSTEEVIPEFKEDVINVPAPDNEENDDREIDIENSDGEDDDLDNIAGYSVENSYLDEKEEAILALKEFAQHTGVAFIPYLEQSYKNVYKMIDHPQEDIRKVSIDALTTFIIALYKQNDVQGVGNAITILIPKLGQIVRDDEEVSVVLAALESFSDILKELKHIALPDDKLTNTIFTCINDVLLGKVACQFDEPAGGNDDDAEESEYDEAIVEGAGNLLPLFGHAMQPEKFAMYFGRVYPVIISKLQKAKKNEELESQRAFVYGALAECFGALKSCTGTYFSTFCPIMIDGLSDEFCQARQNAVFGLGELVLYAEDKSYEAYPHILMALSQAVANEKEDAALDNICGAIARLIITNCNLVPLDQVLPVLLKHLPLREDFDENASIFKCFKLLYIQSREAITASIEQILAIAIHVLYKKEFVDQDTCENAVGLVKEIRENYPDKFSVVANSNPEILQFLQTL; via the exons gcCACCGCTGATCTACAGGAAGCCTACAAGCGTCCTGAGACTATTCCTCAATTATGCGACATTGTTGTTTCAAACAAAGAACCTCAGGTACGCCAATATTCGGCTGTATTGTTAAAGAAACGTTTAGGCAAATTGCGCCATTGGCAGATGGTACCACCAGAACAGCAACAGAT TATTAAGCAAGGAATGCTCAATGCCTTAGTTACCGAACAGGAAAAATCTGTACGTAATGCTATTGCACAATTTGTTGGTGTATTGGTACGCCATGAAGCTGATACAAAAGATCCTTGGATGAATAATGTTCTCAAGTTCATCTACAGTCACTGCAGTTCAGCTGATCCCAAACAAAGTGAATTGGGTTCTTCGATTTTCGCTACCCTTACCGATGTGGCACCCGATCAATTCGTACCCCACATGGAGTCGGTATGTGAAATGTTCACCGCAGCCCTTGTGGCCACCGAGGCCAGTGGTAATATGTCTTCACCGGTCATCTTTAATATCTTGACTGGTATGACTTACTTGGTGCCATTCATTTTGGGCCATAACGCTGCCGAACAAACATATCAAAAGTCGATTCCTTTGATTATCAAGTCTTTGCAAGCATTTGCAGTGCAGCCAGATGTTGATCAGTTCGTAGGTGCCTTCGATATTTTGGAAAGCATGGCCGATTATACACCAAAATTGTTGACCACCAATATTAAATTGTTGCTAGATTTTTGCTTGGAGGCTTCGAATAACCCACAATTGGATAGTGCTGTTCGTGTGAAAACTGTTGCCTACATTGGCTGGTTGGTACGTCTCAAGAAGAAGGTGATCATTAAGCAAAAACTTATTGAGCCCATCATTCAAGTTGTGTTTAGTTTAATGGCCACAAAACCAGAAGGTGATGAGG ATGATGAAGAATATTTCCTTGGCGAAGACAGTTCCAATCCAATGACTACAGCCACACAAACTATGGATTTGTTAGCCTTGAATGTTCCCCCAGAGAAGTTGATCCCCCCACTATTGCAATTGTTGGAGCCTGCATTGCAGGGTCAAGATCCCTTGCCACGTCGTGCAGCTTATTTGAGTATGGCTGTTATTGCCGAGGGATGCTCGGAAGCCATTTGCAACAAGTACTTGGAGACAATGTTGAACATTGTCAAAGTGGGTATAACTGATCCCGTTCCACTTGTACGCAATGCTGCCTTCTTTGCCCTAGGTCAATTCTCGGAACATCTTCAGCCCGATATTACCAAGTTTGCTCCACAAATTTTGCCAATTCTCTTCGAATTCCTTCAACAATTATGCAACGAATTAAGG aGCGGCGGTGCTGAACCCAAACACATTGATCGCATGTTTTATGCTTTGGAAACATTCTGTGAGAATTTGGAGGATGCTTTAGTCCCTCACTTACCATTACTTATGGAGCG CTTGTTTGAGGCCATGAACCCCAATAACTCCATACGTGTACGCGAACTATCTTTGAGTGCAATTTCTGCCGCTGCTAATGCTGCCAAGGAAAATATGATGCCTTATTTCCAACAATTGATTGCTATGCTGCAAACATATTTGGTTAAAACTGAAAACGAAGACATTCTGTCATTGCGTTCTCAAGCTATCGATACATTGGCTGCCATTGCCCGTACCATAGGCAAGCAAAACTTCATGCCCTTGGCCACTGATACCATGACCTTCGCCTTGGCTTTATTGGAAGAGGCCGATGATCCAGATGTACGTCGTGCAATATACAACTTAATTGCTTCGCTGGCCGAAGTTGTCAATGAAGAGATGGCCTCCGTGTTCCCTAAGATTATGGAACGTTTCTATGATTCCATACTCTCGACTGAAGAAGTTATACCCGAATTCAAGGAAGATGTCATTAACGTCCCCGCACCCGACAATGAGGAAAACGATGATCGTGAAATCGACATTGAGAATTCCGATGGCGAAGATGATGATTTAGACAATATCGCTGGTTATAGTGTGGAGAACTCGTATTTGGATGAAAAAGAGGAGGCCATTTTAGCTCTTAAGGAATTCGCTCAACATACCGGTGTGGCTTTCATTCCCTACCTCGAGCAATCCTATAAGAACGTATACAAAATGATCGATCATCCCCAAGAGGATATTCGTAAAGTTTCCATTGACGCCTTGACCACCTTCATTATTGCCTTGTACAAGCAGAACGACGTTCAGGGTGTTGGAAATGCCATCACCATTTTAATTCCCAAATTGGGTCAAATTGTGCGTGACGATGAAGAAGTGTCGGTGGTCCTCGCCGCTCTCGAAAGCTTCTCGGACATCTTAAAGGAGTTGAAACATATTGCTTTGCCCGATGATAAATTGACCAATACCATTTTCACTTGCATTAATGATGTTTTGTTGGGAAAGGTCGCCTGCCAGTTCGATGAGCCTGCTGGTGGCAACGATGACGATGCCGAAGAGAGCGAATACGATGAAGCTATTGTCGAAGGTGCTGGTAACTTGTTGCCGCTGTTTGGTCATGCCATGCAGCCCGAAAAGTTTGCCATGTATTTCGGACGTGTCTATCCAGTTATTATTTCTAAATTG cAAAAGGCTAAGAAGAACGAAGAACTTGAGTCTCAAAGAGCTTTTGTTTACGGAGCTTTGGCTGAATGTTTTGGTGCTTTGAAGAGTTGTACAGGAACCTATTTCTCCACATTCTGTCCCATTATGATTGATGGTCTTTCTGATGAGTTCTGTCAGGCTCGTCAAAATGCTGTTTTCGGTTTGGGTGAATTAGTTTTATATGCTGAAGATAAATCATACGA AGCTTATCCTCATATTTTGATGGCATTGTCACAAGCTGTTGCTAACGAAAAGGAAGATGCTGCCCTGGATAACATCTGTGGAGCCATTGCTCGTCTTATCATCACAAACTGCAACCTAGTGCCTTTGGATCAAGTTTTGCCCGTATTGTTGAAGCATTTGCCTTTGCGTGAAGATTTCGATGAAAATGCTTCAATTTTCAAGTGCTTTAAACTCTTGTACATTCAGTCACGTGAAGCTATTACCGCCTCTATCGAACAAATACTCGCCATTGCCATACACGTCTTGTATAAAAAGGAGTTTGTCGACCAAGACACTTGCGAGAATGCCGTTGGTTTGGTCAAGGAAATTCGTGAAAATTATCCCGACAAATTCAGTGTTGTTGCCAATTCAAATCCGGAAATTCTACAATTTTTGCAAACTCTATAA
- the Dbp73D gene encoding probable ATP-dependent RNA helicase Dbp73D, producing the protein MELFTVNRYVGKDLPGKESNEDEILQNLLKKVEKRKRKQIKTKEDIDELESGRLQEKQLKEDESLKVVEDKQEDEVDPINEGIEQYSENIADGGENSGGFAVLGDENVLRKRQSVDVVLPSWLAHPTIVSTSIATTTETEDETNISQMPYLAPHIRGTLKEMNISRLFPVQLAVVPWILESHSKPAPFRPRDICVSAPTGSGKTLAFAIPVVQLLSQRVERKIRALVILPVAELALQVFRVFKKLCDKTDLTVCLLSTQVPFQVEQDKLVEHYKGKYFSKVDIIVTTPGRLVDHLHATKGFCLKSLQFLVIDEADRIMDAVFQNWLYHLDAHVRTTSDQLLSGRAAPLCYNELETSCGSQPHKLLFSATLSQDPEKLQSLRLFQPKLFTSVLDSIQELRQKYADAHAENEVNMARGEFIGKYTTPAELTEKYCITEGRLKPLTLFSLIKEYQWTKFLCFTNSVESSGRLAFVLKKLFKEDLVIAELSASINVKERSQILSSFSRGQINGVVCSDALARGIDIPDVDIVVSYDPPRHIKTYIHRIGRTARAGRPGTAITLLTQKEQQTFDKTLAEVGKVITAELTASTTTEETYAQEYSSALTALREKVTKDKRLKLLQKERAKEKSLMHKDTSKMTLMEKLQYQASAQVHEKTEITTTLSSKKNQSKKFKPKKQKKQNKK; encoded by the exons ATGGAACTGTTTACAGTAAATCG CTATGTGGGCAAAGATTTGCCTGGAAAAGAGAGCAATGAAGATGAAATACTGCAAAATCTTTTGAAGAAGGTGGAAAAACGTAAACGAAAACAAATCAAAACTAAGGAGGACATTGATGAACTGGAAAGTGGTAGATTACAGGAAAAACAATTGAAAGAAGATGAATCATTAAAGGTGGTGGAAGATAAACAGGAAGATGAAGTTGATCCCATAAATGAAGGTATTGAGCAGTATTCCGAAAATATCGCAGATGGTGGCGAGAATAGTGGTGGTTTTGCTGTGTTGGGCGATGAGAACGTTTTACGTAAACGCCAAAGTGTGGATGTGGTCTTACCATCATGGTTAGCTCATCCTACAATAGTGTCAACTAGCATTGCCACAACTACAGAAACAGAAGATGAAACCAACATTTCCCAAATGCCATACCTGGCTCCTCACATACGTGGAACACTAAAGGAAATGAACATTTCAAGACTCTTTCCTGTACAGTTAGCTGTAGTTCCTTGGATTTTGGAGTCACACTCTAAACCAGCACCGTTTCGACCCAGAGATATTTGTGTCTCTGCCCCCACCGGCAGTGGTAAAACTTTAGCATTTGCAATACCCGTAGTGCAGTTGCTGTCTCAGCGAGTTGAACGCAAGATACGTGCCTTGGTAATTTTGCCGGTTGCAGAATTGGCCCTTCAAGTTTTCAGAGTATTTAAAAAACTCTGTGACAAAACCGATTTGACGGTTTGCTTACTCTCGACCCAAGTGCCATTTCAAGTAGAACAAGACAAATTGGTTGAACATTATAAAGGAAAGTACTTTTCAAAAGTAGATATTATAGTGACAACACCCGGACGACTGGTCGATCATTTGCACGCTACTAAAGGATTCTGTTTAAAGTCATTGCAGTTTCTGGTAATCGATGAAGCTGATCGCATCATGGATGCTGTGTTTCAAAACTGGCTCTATCATTTAGATGCTCACGTCCGAACAACATCCGATCAGTTGCTGTCGGGAAGAGCTGCTCCTTTGTGTTACAATGAACTGGAAACATCATGTGGTTCTCAGCCACACAAACTGCTCTTTTCTGCCACCCTCTCTCAAGACCCAGAAAAATTGCAAAGTTTGCGACTGTTTCAACCAAAACTTTTCACTTCTGTTTTGGACAGTATACAAGAGTTGCGTCAAAAATACGCCGATGCTCATGCTGAGAATGAAGTTAATATGGCACGCGGAGAGTTTATAGGCAAATACACTACACCAGCGGAGTTAACAGAAAAGTACTGTATCACCGAAGGCCGTCTAAAACCTTTAACATTGTTCTCCCTAATAAAGGAATACCAGTGGACGAAATTCTTATGTTTCACCAACAGTGTAGAGTCATCTGGAAG attggcTTTCGTCTTGAAAAAGCTGTTCAAAGAAGACCTTGTTATTGCTGAACTGTCCGCCTccataaatgttaaagaaaggTCTCAAATATTGAGTTCTTTCTCGAGAGGACAAATTAATGG tgtGGTATGTTCGGATGCTTTGGCACGTGGTATTGATATCCCTGATGTGGACATTGTGGTTTCGTATGATCCACCACGTCACattaaaacttatatacatcgcATTGGTCGTACAGCTCGTGCGGGACGTCCAGGTACCGCCATAACCTTGTTAACgcaaaaagagcaacaaacattTGAT aaaacactGGCTGAAGTTGGCAAAGTAATAACCGCCGAACTGACAGCTTCCACTACCACGGAAGAAACATATGCCCAAGAATATTCCTCGGCTTTGACGGCCTTGCGAGAAAAGGTCACGAAAGATAAGCGTCTTAAATTGCTGCAAAAGGAGCGTGCCAAGGAGAAATCATTAATGCACAAAGATACTTCCAAGATGACGCTAATGGAAAAACTTCAATACCAGGCCAGCGCGCAAGTtcatgaaaaaactgaaatcaCAACAACTTTAAGCTCTAAAAAGAACCAAAGTAAAAAGTTCAagcccaaaaaacaaaaaaaacaaaacaaaaaataa